Within the Neorhodopirellula lusitana genome, the region ACCGCATGGGCCATTTCGGCCATTTGAGTCATTGCCTTGATGTGAAAGGCGTTGACCACCGTGTTGACTTCCGTGAACACGTACTTGTCGCGTTCTTTTTGCGGCCAGTCGACAATATCGGTCCGTTTCTGATCGAGTTCCGAACTACGAACCAAGCCATCGCCCGCACTTCGATCCAATAGAGTCTTTGACTTCAACGACTCATATCGCTGTTTCAACCACTGATCGTCTCCGGAATACATCCACTCTGCATGAGCCATGAACACCATGTGCGGTGCCCATTCGGTCGGCCAGGTGCCGTTTTCCATCAACCAGTCGAACGTCCGAGACGCCATCTTCACGTCGTCATCGGTCGTGTAGTGGCTTAGCTGATTTAGATAGGCATCAGCTTCGTAAGGAATGCGTTCCCGGTCACCGTCAACGTAGACACCAGCAAACGTGGTCGCCTTGATGCTGTATTTGCATAGCTCCCAAATCCGGTTGAGCGTTTCATTGGAACACTCAAAATGACTCGCGTTGTCATTCCAGGTGGACGAATACGCGGCCCGCCGACGAATCAATTCGTACGGATAGTCCGCATCCAGCCCTTCGATCTCAACCCAACGAAACGGCATCACCGAGCCCCACATCGCGGGCGTCAAAACAGCGGGCGGATTCGCGTTCATCAGTCCCGCCTGGGCGACATTACGAGCATCCACGGGTGTAGGCACGATCCAGTTACCCAATTGCCCACCGCGACGAATGGGCGTTGTTCCATACCGCACGGTCCCAGGCGGATTCCGGTCAATGCGGCCATCCTTCAGTTTCTCGCCAAAGTGCACACTACCTGATCCGCGACCGGATGGAATCGGCATCACGATGTTGCCGAACGCAGCCTTCCCAAAGTCAATCAGCGTGACCTTATCGTTGACGCGTTTGATCGCGACAGGTTCCTGCGGGGTCAACGACACATGGTCTTCGGCGGGAACGCTTGGCAACTCTTTGATAAACAGATTGCGAAAGCGATAGGTCTGACCCTTTTCGCCATGATGCTGAATCCCGATGTACCCACACGCATCCGTCGCATCGCGAAAACGCACCGTCTCCACTCCGTTGACCTCGATTCGAATCACGTCCTTCACGCAAGTGACTTCGTATCGATTCCATCCATTTCGATTGAGGGCATCACGCACGCGCGGTTCAGCGAAAGCCTGCTTGGATTCCTCGGAATGCTTTAAGAATTGATCTTCGGAGCGTCCCTTCGTGCTTGGCCAAATCCAGCCTCGACGCGACTCATCAAAAAAGCCGCCTGACCATCGACGATCCGACCCATCACATTCCGCCTGGTAGCCATACACCTTTTTGACGGCATCTTCATCAACGTGACATCGGAACATTACTCCTGAGTTGGCGGGACCTTCGGGCAGGTGAATCTCCACGCTAACCCGAAAGTCGGAGTACTTCTTTTCGGTAACCAAAAAGAACTTCTTATCGGCCAGAAGATGAATCTCACCATCCACCACCTCGGCTTCGCCGTGCGAGTAAGGATTCCGCCAACCGGCCAAGTCCTTGCCGTTGAACAGTGGCGTGTACCCACGACTGACCAACGCCTCGAAAGCGCCGTTCGCATCGGCCGAATAGACAGGCCTTTCGATTCGCCCGAGGGACACTTCTTCCGCCAAAGTGTTTCCGAACCACACCAGCCCCAGCACCAAGGAAACAAGCCTTAAATTTGTCACGCTGCAAAACTCATGGAAATATCGAACACAAAAACAAATCGTCCCCGCAACTACCGCTAGCGTACACCCACCACGGACGTGCACTGCACCACACATTTGGCCCACACATTTGGCCCACACATTTGGCCCACACACTGGGCCATCCATTGGCCGCACACGAGATGCCCATAAAAGAAGCTAGGCCACCTAATCCTATTCACATTCACACAACCTAGCAGTCGTCGTACCGACACATGCAGTGGCGTCGCAATCAAAAACTTGCTTCAACCCAACCAAAGCACGCGTCCCGCGAAAAGACACTCGCGAGGAACCGAAACACCACCAAGCGACTGCGTTCACCTACAAGTTCGCGTCATCCGCAGCTTGAAAATCACTATCAGTCACCAGCGGAACGGGGTTTTCTTCGACATGCTTATCAAGCTCGCTTTGATCGAACGGAACCCCCGTTTGAGAGCCACCACATCCCACGACCACAAACAAACCTACAACAACGCAAAGCTTCAACAACAATCGAGTCATCTTCAAAATCCTTCAGGATTAAACTAGGAACAAAAGAAGGCCGCCCGAGCTAGCAGGCGACCTGACAGAACAACGAGCTCAACCGAACTCGCTCAATTCGCTTCCACCGGTCGACACCTTAGAATTCAGTTTCGATCGTTTCCTTCATGGCCCTTGTACCGAGGCTACCCCACAAGCCGAACGGACTTGGCTCGCCATTCTTCAGGGCAGGACCTCGCCATCCAACGTGGAAGCTACCCTGGTTGCCGGCTTCAATTGAATCCGTAACGAACTTGACCGCACCGTCGCCCATCAAGATATGAACTCCACCTTGATGGCGACTACTGGCGGAAGCAACCGCGTCACTTAACCCCAGCGATCCGCCACAGTAAGGCTTGTTTGGCGGAACAGTCGTGTTGAAACCGCAGAAGAGAATTCGCCCAAAGGCCCATTTGTAGCCCCGGCGAACCTCCGAATCGGGCCCTACGCTTGCATTGAAAGTGATCGGTGTAAAACCTGAACCCCAAAACTGCGGACGTTCCGGATCAATCTGGCCACTACAAGCATTGTTGGTGTTCTGTGCACCAGTCCAAGAATGCGACATCAACGCCGAATCCTGAACGGCAGGACGAGTCCGAGCATCGTTGTCACCCAGATCGGTTGCGATTTCACCGCCCATAATCGTGTTGGACAAACCATCTAGAACATCGCGGAATTTCGACTTTCGACGGTAGCCGAAAATACCACGATCAGAGTGACGCTGTCGCTCTGCATTGGTTTGCGTTGCCACGCCAGTAACCCCATCAACTCCGCCATGCACATACAGTGCGGAATCACCAAAACATGCGGCGTAGTTCGTACGACCGAACGCTGGCAGTCCGACACCTGGATCACTGGGGCAACGGAAACCGACAACCTCGGTCACCCATGGATCGTAAGGTTGCCCCGAGTGGTCCTGCAATCGACGACGTGGCGTCGGGCCCATCGCTTGAAAAATGTCATTCGTGGTCGCCGAATTTCCGTCCGAGTCATAGGGATTCGAAATCTGCTCCCACAAAGCCTGCTGTTCAATGAACGGCAGCAACCCAACCAACCAACTGTTTTCCATCGCGTTGGTCGCCCTCGGGATATCGGCCTGTGTTTGTGCAAGACCAGTGGCTGAACTGCCGTTGGTGCCACCACCTTGGGTCGGCAACTGCTTGTAGGCGGAGTGATAGTTGTGCACTGCCAAACCAAGCTGTTTAAAATTGTTGCTGCAACTCATTCGCCGCGCCGCCTCACGCGCCGCCTGCACTGCTGGCAAAAGCAATCCGACGAGCACACCAATGATCGCGATGACCACCAGCAGCTCGACAAGTGTGAAACCGGTAAACTTACGTTTCATCTGAAAAACCTCGAATCAAGAGATAGGACTAGAAGAGGACTGGTCGGTGTTTGCCCACTATGAGCCACTTAAAGTGGTCCTCGCGTGCATTGAATCCCATCTCGCGTCTACCTTTTCGCGACAAAAACAAGTTTTTATTCCCTTTTTCTTTTCAAACGTTCTCTTTTCCCGAAACTTTGAGATCGAACCTAAATGAAAACAGGGCAAGCAGAGAGAAAAAAGCAGACGTCCCGTTGCCACCAACGATTAGCTGCTAGCACGCAAGCAACTGGCAACACGCTCACTGCCCGTGACGCCAACTCACTGCGAACTGCGAACTGCGACACCTGCCCCGAATCGCGTCGGTTCCCGTAAAAATCGCGTTTCCCGCTTTTGCTGGGAACAGCTGGGAACAGCTTGGTTCGGTCACTCGCATGTTGGTTCGCCCGGGCACCCGCTACACGTTGGATGACTCACCCCATCAAACCCCTTGCAAACACCAAAGACTAGAATGACACCCAAAACGCACCGCCTAAATCGGATCGAATGAGCTGCATCCCCCGCTTCCACCTTCAGGAATCGAAACAATGAATTGGTGAAAAAGGCGAACTTTCCAAAAGCAATAATTTATTGAAAACCTTGGCAGATTAATCGCAAATTTGCTCGCACAACCCAGGAGTAGACCGCGGCGAGTTGCCTTCTTCGCCTTCCCTGATTGTCTTCTCCCCTTTGCGCGGACAGCTGTTTTCCCAATTTCAACTTCGAACACCGCTGCTTTGTCCACCGATCCCTTCCACACCAACGTTCATCCCCTCATGGCTCACCCTGACAGTGCCCCGATCGATGGCGACGACGTCTTCCGAGAGGAGTTCGTACGGTTGTTGGCCATGCATTCCAGCAAGGTGATGTCATTCATTCGTATTCTTACGGTGAACAATCAAGACGACGCGGAAGAGATCTTCCAACTGACATGCGTGATCCTGTGGAAGAAGTTTTCGCAATACGATCCTGACGGCCGCTTCGATTCCTGGGCGTGCCGCATTGCCTATTACGAGACGCTGAAACACAGAGAATCGAAACGCCGCATCAAGTTGTTTAGCAACGAAACACTTGAATTACTGGCAGAGGCCGCGATGCCAATTTCCAACGAACTGAGCGAGCGACGGACGGCTTTGGCCACCTGCTTGAAAAAGCTGCCTTCGCCCGATCACGATCTCATACGTCAAAAGTACTTCGAAGGCCTTAGCGTTGCCGAGATGTCCGACAACGTGGGTCGTTCCACTCACGCGATCTATCGCGAGCTCGCCAAAATACACGGATTACTACTCCGTTGCGTGCAGCGCTCTACATCGGAGAGCCTCGCATGAAAGGTCCTAACATGAATCCTGATAACCATCGCTTGCAAACGCTTCGCACTTTGATCGTGAAGTCGCAATCCGAATCACTCAGTGACGCTGAGATCGAGGAACTCAACACCTTGGTAGCCTCCGAAAATGGTGCCGCCGAAGCTGCCGAATTGATCGACCAGCTGTGCGCGTTCACCGACTCAGGCGCGAAGGAGTCGCTGCCGATGGCGGAGATTCTGTCAGAACTGTTTTGTGCCGATGCAGCGGAAAACGTTTCCGCCCATCAACGCAATCCAATCACGCCAAGAACGGTCGCGGCCATGGGCGGTGCAGCCTCCCAAGCGTCTCCATCACGACAAGCTGGCGAGCCTGCACGGACTGGTCGGACAACACCGGTTTCTCAAACAACGCACACCGATCGCTGGACCAAGGCCTATTGGTGGGTTGGCATCGCGGCTAGTCACTTGCTTGTTGCCTCGTTGGCCTGGTCGATCGCGAAACCTCAGACCGTCAGTTCATTCCCAAGTGTCGAAGCCTCTCCGGCGAAGCTACCGCAGCTTGTCTCCATGACGGCCTGCGTCTGGCGTTCATCCAACGACGTGGTACCGGCGGTCGGCGAATCCATCCCCGCCGGCGAAGTGCTCAGCTTGGTTGAAGGGATTGCCGAACTAAGAATCGGCGAACAGACGCCAGGCGAAGCAATGGTACGCATCGAAGGTCCCGCATCAGTATTTGCACGCGGAGGCGATCGCTTAGGATTGCAAAATGGAACGCTAACCGTCAAAACGCTCGGCACCGGAAGCAAAGCATTCTCTATAGAAACGCCGTTTGGGGAAGTCGTCCTGGATGGGCAGAGTTCGATCGGACTTGTCTCGCAAGGCTCGGTCGATGAAGTCCATCTGTTCAAAGGGCGAGCCATGGTGGATACCAACGTACCCGGCGCATCAGACAGTCACTTTGTCCTGGAAGAAGGGGATGCCGTGCGGTTCACTCGCAAGGCCGGCACGCCCATTGAGATCGTGAAATTCGAAGCCTCGTTTTCCAGTTTCGCCTCGGCAAGGTCGACTGGGTTTGATCCGTTGAACATCGGCCAGGATTACGTCGACGCCGTGCTCGCCTCAGATCCCAAAGTCTACTGGAGGTTCCAGGAATTAAGTGGTGAGGGAACTCAATACATCGCCAACGAAGGCAGCTCACCCGACATGAATGCAGAGATGATCGGTGCACCAAGCTGGCGACAGTACGGCGAAAACCGAGTCGTCGAATTGGGTTTATCTGCGGCTCCCACCGGATTTCAGTCGAGCAAAGCTTGGCCTCCCACGCCACTCGAAAACTACTCTGTGGAATTGTGGGTGAAGCCGCAATTGTTCCACCACGGTGAAGTACTTTGCCTGTACTCACCGGCCCAGTTGCCGGACGGTCGGTACCAGCACACGATGATGTTGGAAACCACTGCACAACATTACTTCACCCACCGTTTAACCAATTCGGCCCCCAACCGGTTTCGCTACATGCATCGCAAACTAGGCGACACACAATCGCTTAGCGCGACCAGCTTGTTCGCGGACAAAGAGTATGAATCCCGAGCTTGGCAACATATCGTTGCACAAAAAGAGGGTAGCCACCAAAAGCTCTGGATCAACGGACGACTCGAGGCCGAACACGAGAGCCCGTATCCACTCAACAACCACGTGAAAGTTCTAATCGGCCAGATCTATCCATCGTCGGTCTACCGAAAGTTCGTCGGGCAAATCGATGAAGTCGCTTTGTACGATCGTTGTTTGTCGCTGGACGAGATGCGCAGCCACATCAAGGCGGCAAATCGGCTTGTCGTATTGAATGAAGAAGATTGACAGCTCGATAGGGAAAAAGCCCACGTCGATGCAGTCTGAAATAGGCATCCAGTTCAATTGAACGAATGGCCGGTTCCAACCTCTTAGCCTGCCGACTCCGTGTGCGTCGTCGAAGCAGTGGCAAGTAGACGGCGCAAACGAAGCGATGCAAGTGGCGTTGCGATATCGCTGCATTCAAAGCCCAGGTCTCTGTGTTGTGCGTGTGTTCGCTGGAAACACGTGAGGTCTCGCTCGCTGGCTCGGCCAAGTACACCCAGCACGATGTCCATAACTGGTGTGCATTGTGTCGCTATCGCCGCCCAACGTTACCCTCGCCTGCATTGCAATTTAGTGAACTTTTCGGCTCGCTAGAATGTCCCTCATCGAGACAATATCGGTCAAAATCGATACGCACTCGAACCGCAGACCTGGAACCTGGGCCGCTTCACGGTCCTTTTATCACGATGACACAGCAAACAGCCGACGGCGTGGCGACCACTCTTCACAACGAACGATTGATCTTGCTGATCCTGGCGGCGGTTCAGTTCATCACCATCGTGGACTTCATGATCGTGATGCCACTGGGTCCGCAATTGATGCGCACGCTGGAGATCAATCCGGCGGCTTTCGGTTTGATCGTGTCGTCGTATACCTTCGCCGCCGGAGTCGCTGGTCTGGTCGCTTCGGCCACCGTCGATCGCTTTTCTCGCCGTACCGCGTTCCTGTTTCTCTACACCGGGTTCCTACTGGGAACCTTGTTCTGTGGCCTTTCGATGAACTACCCGGCTTTGGTGGTTTCGCGAGTGATCGCGGGAGCCTTCGGCGGCATCGTGGGCGGGATTTCGATGGCGATCATCGGCGACGTTTTCCCCGATAGCCGCCGTGGTCGAGCCACCGGTGCGATGATGACGGGCTTTGCGATCGCGTCCGTTGCTGGCGTGCCGATGGGCCTGTTCATCGGAACCAATTTCGGTTGGCAAATGAGCTTCATCGCTTTGGCCGCGATGGGTTTACCCGTGCTTGGGTTGGCATGGTTTGCCTTGCCTTTGCTGAACGACCACAACCTGGATTCCCACGCTGAATCGCGTCCGTCCACATTGACTTCACTTCGCACCACGTTCTTGCACCTGAACCATCTCAACGCGTTCGCATTGATGATCGCGCTGACGATGAGTGGCTTCCTCGTCTTTCCGTACCTTAGTGTGTACTTCGTGGGGAACGTCGGCATGACCGAGCAACAGTTGCCACTGATCTACATCGCCGGCGGTACGCTCACGCTGTTTGCTTCCCCCATCGTCGGACGCTACGCCGACCGTTACGGCAAACTTCTTGTGTTTCGCATGATTGCCCCGATTTCGGCCGTGATGCTGGTGTTGATCACCCAACTTCCCGCCGGTGCGGTGCTGCTGACGATTTGTGTTTTCGGGACCTTAATGGTTTGCAATGTGGGACGCATGATCCCAGCGATGGCGATGGTCACCGGCAGTGTTTTGCCTAAGAACCGAGGCGCATTCCTAAGTGCCAACTCGTCGATTCAACACATCGGTGGCGGCGTGGCTTCCTTCCTCGGCGGGCTGATCGTCGTGCAGTCGACCGAAGGCCGGTTACTGAATTTCGAAATCGTGGGTGTGCTCGCAGCCGGATTCTCGGTGTTGAGCTTATGGCTGGCCGGTCGGTTACGAATGGCCGAGGCAGCTGAGGTTCCGGGAATGCAACTCAGCCTAGCCGCCGCAACCAAGGCGACCACCGATACAGGGGAGATCCTGGTGGCGAGCATGGATTCGGATCGCCAACAAGAACTGATTGAACGTTGCGAAGCGTAATCGGTTCAGTGGAGACAACGCGTTCTTCAGCATCTCGCACATTCTCAGTCGCCCACACCTTCGCTCGAAACAACAGGGTGACGGCTCGGTCTGTCGCAACAGGACGATGTCACGAAGAAACGCCAATAAGAGACGTGGTGAAGTAACAGCGTTAGGTTGCGGCGTTAAATGATAGCGTTACGCAATGATGCGATTTAATGACGCGATTTAGTGACGCTACTTGATGACGCTCGTTAATGACGCTCGTTAATGACACAGTGTGTCGGTTCGGATCACCCGATGCGAAGACGGCTGTGTTGAATTGAACCACCTCGGGACATCCACGCACGCCAGCGGGCGTACTCGCACACTCACCAACGCACACCCTCGTAAGTGTTCGACGGCTTGGGAACCGGCAACCGCTTGGGGCGTGATCGCAGCCTGTGCAGACAAAGAAAGCCGCACGAAACGCCCCAGGCAATACGGGTGATAACTTGGTACCACGATTGCTTCGGAAGGACTGGCAAACAATCCAGGCAAAGCTATCTAAACACTCATTTTTTAGGAAGAGTCCGCCAAGATGTCCACGACCATGCCTACCGCCGAAATCGTTCCGGAAGAATTGAACGTATCTACTGATCCATGGCGAGACTTCGAGTCGGGTGCCTGGGTCAATGAGATTGATGTCCGCAGCTTCATTCAAGCAAATTACACGCCCTATCTAGGCGGCGATGAATTCCTGGCTCCCACCACGACTCGGACCAACCAGCTATGGGACGAACTGAAACAGCTTCTTAAAGCGGAACGGGATGCCGGTGGCGTGCTGGACGCCGACACCAAGATCGTCAGTAAGGTGGCCTCCCACGGTCCAGGCTACATCAACAAAGATCTGGAACAAATCGTTGGCGTGCAAACGGACGCCCCGCTCAAGCGAGGCATGCTTCCGTACGGCGGCGTGCGAATTGCCCAGAAAGCTCTGCAGGCCCATGGCCGAGAAATGGACAGCGACACCGCATCCATCTTTTCCGACCATCGCAAGACGCACAATGATGGCGTGTTCGATTGCTACACAGCCGACATTCGGAAGGCACGTTCAGCCGGGATCGTTACCGGACTGCCTGATGGATACGGCCGCGGCCGGATCATTGGCGACTACCGCCGAATCGCACTGTACGGTGTCGACCGTTTGATCGAAGACAAAAAGGATCAATTCGCGAGCATTGAAAACGAAGCGTTTTCCGACGCCTGGGTTCGTGAACGCGAAGAACTACAAGATCAAGTTCGCGCTTTGCGTGACCTGAAGAAGATGGCCAAGGCCTACGGCTTTGACATCTCCGTTCCCGCCCAAAATGGCCGCGAGGCCGTGCAGTGGACCTACTTTGGTTACCTTGGTGCGGTCAAAGAGCAAAACGGAGCCGCGATGTCATTCGGTCGCACCACGACCTTCTTTGACATCTACTTTGAACGAGATTTCAAGGAAGGCACGCTAACCGAAAGCGAAGCCCAAGAACTAATCGACCATCTGGTCATGAAGATGCGAATCGTGCGATTCATCCGAACCCCAGACTACGACGAACTGTTCTCCGGCGACCCAACCTGGGTCACCGAAAGCATTGGTGGGATGGGTGAAGACGGACGGCCACTTGTAACGAAAACCAGCTTTCGAATCCTGCACACGCTGACCAACCTCGGCACCGCTCCCGAGCCCAACTTGACCGTCCTTTGGGCCGAAGACCTGCCCGCTGGCTTCAAGACCTATTGTGCCAAGGTATCGATCACCACCAGCTCGATTCAGTACGAAAACGACGACCTGATGCGTCCGTACTGGGGCGATGATTACGGAATCGCATGTTGCGTGTCAGCGATGCGAATCGGCAAGCAAATGCAGTTCTTTGGCGCCCGCGCCAATCTTGCCAAAGCGATGCTCTACGCAATCAACGGCGGACGCGATGAAAAGAGTGGCGAACAAATTGCACCACCCAGCGAGCCGATCACGGGAGACATCCTGCAGTACGACGAGTTGGATGCGAAGTTCGATCACGTGCTTGATTGGTTAGCTGAAACCTACGTCAAAGCGCTCAACATCATTCACTACATGCACGACAAGTACTCTCCCGAGCACTTGATGTTCTCGCTGCATGATCGTGAAATCTATCGCACGATGGCTGTCGGCATCGCGGGCTTATCCGTTGCGGCGGACTCCCTATCGGCGGTCAAGAATGCCAAGGTTCATGTCTTGCGGAACGACGAAGGACTCGCTGTCGATTATCGCGTTGAAGGCGAATACCCCGCCTACGGCAACAACAACGACGAGGCGGATGCGATCGCGGCCAGCTTGATCACCCGGTTCATGAACAAGGTTCGCCAACAACCCATGTACCGCGATGCCACCCCGACACAATCCGTACTGACGATCACATCCAACGTGGTTTACGGAAAGAAAACGGGCAGCACTCCGGATGGGCGCAAAGCCGGCGAACCATTCGCTCCCGGAGCCAATCCGATGAGCGGACGAGACACGAAGGGAGCGGTCGCCTCGCTGGCCTCCGTCGCAAAGATGCCATACGAGGACAGCCTCGATGGAATCTCCTACACGTTTTCGATCGTTCCCGACGCACTCGGGAAGGACGAGGCGAGTCGCGAAGCCAACCTGGTTCAACTGCTCGACGGTTACTGTGCCGAAACGGGTCACCATGTGAACGTCAACGTTTTCAATAAGGAAACCTTGATCGACGCGATGGAACATCCCGAAGAGTACCCACAGCTGACCGTACGTGTTTCGGGTTACGCCGTGAACTTCATCAAACTGACACGCGAGCAACAACTCGATGTGATCAACCGAACGTTCCATAGCACGATCTGATATGTACGATATTGAACCGAACCCGTTGTGTCATGATTCATGCCATGTCCCGTCATCAACAGGCGGGACCAACAAAGTGGATCGTCCTCAACGGGTTCCCGTTGCCCCGTCGACACCTGGACTGGACACCGTTGGGCACATCCATTCCATCGAAACCTGCGGGGCCGTTGATGGCCCTGGCTTGCGGTACGTTCTCTTTTTGAGTGGCTGCCCACTGCGGTGCCTGTACTGCCACAATCCCGATGCACAAGGCAAACCGCGCGGCGAGAGTCGCACGGCGGGAGAGGCCATCGAAGAGGTCCGACGATATCGCAACTTCATCAAACGTGGTGGC harbors:
- a CDS encoding family 78 glycoside hydrolase catalytic domain, encoding MVSRGYTPLFNGKDLAGWRNPYSHGEAEVVDGEIHLLADKKFFLVTEKKYSDFRVSVEIHLPEGPANSGVMFRCHVDEDAVKKVYGYQAECDGSDRRWSGGFFDESRRGWIWPSTKGRSEDQFLKHSEESKQAFAEPRVRDALNRNGWNRYEVTCVKDVIRIEVNGVETVRFRDATDACGYIGIQHHGEKGQTYRFRNLFIKELPSVPAEDHVSLTPQEPVAIKRVNDKVTLIDFGKAAFGNIVMPIPSGRGSGSVHFGEKLKDGRIDRNPPGTVRYGTTPIRRGGQLGNWIVPTPVDARNVAQAGLMNANPPAVLTPAMWGSVMPFRWVEIEGLDADYPYELIRRRAAYSSTWNDNASHFECSNETLNRIWELCKYSIKATTFAGVYVDGDRERIPYEADAYLNQLSHYTTDDDVKMASRTFDWLMENGTWPTEWAPHMVFMAHAEWMYSGDDQWLKQRYESLKSKTLLDRSAGDGLVRSSELDQKRTDIVDWPQKERDKYVFTEVNTVVNAFHIKAMTQMAEMAHAVGKDDDAAVFEKRVELARESFQKTLFDEDAGIYRDGVGTDHSSIHANFFPLAFGLVPADKMDGVRSWLNKQDMRCSVYAAQYFMDALFNNGSDQKAIALMVADADRSWKHMVDSGTTISWEAWDMKYKPNQDWNHAWGAAPANLLPRYVLGAQPSAPGWATATIRPCPGDLKHARGRVPTPRGPIEIDWKQVASKFKLSLELPGDMRANVEIPAAEGTTGVLVDGKPVEATKQNGRWILKEQISGTATVESK
- a CDS encoding DUF1559 domain-containing protein; amino-acid sequence: MKRKFTGFTLVELLVVIAIIGVLVGLLLPAVQAAREAARRMSCSNNFKQLGLAVHNYHSAYKQLPTQGGGTNGSSATGLAQTQADIPRATNAMENSWLVGLLPFIEQQALWEQISNPYDSDGNSATTNDIFQAMGPTPRRRLQDHSGQPYDPWVTEVVGFRCPSDPGVGLPAFGRTNYAACFGDSALYVHGGVDGVTGVATQTNAERQRHSDRGIFGYRRKSKFRDVLDGLSNTIMGGEIATDLGDNDARTRPAVQDSALMSHSWTGAQNTNNACSGQIDPERPQFWGSGFTPITFNASVGPDSEVRRGYKWAFGRILFCGFNTTVPPNKPYCGGSLGLSDAVASASSRHQGGVHILMGDGAVKFVTDSIEAGNQGSFHVGWRGPALKNGEPSPFGLWGSLGTRAMKETIETEF
- a CDS encoding sigma-70 family RNA polymerase sigma factor, producing MAHPDSAPIDGDDVFREEFVRLLAMHSSKVMSFIRILTVNNQDDAEEIFQLTCVILWKKFSQYDPDGRFDSWACRIAYYETLKHRESKRRIKLFSNETLELLAEAAMPISNELSERRTALATCLKKLPSPDHDLIRQKYFEGLSVAEMSDNVGRSTHAIYRELAKIHGLLLRCVQRSTSESLA
- a CDS encoding LamG domain-containing protein, which codes for MKGPNMNPDNHRLQTLRTLIVKSQSESLSDAEIEELNTLVASENGAAEAAELIDQLCAFTDSGAKESLPMAEILSELFCADAAENVSAHQRNPITPRTVAAMGGAASQASPSRQAGEPARTGRTTPVSQTTHTDRWTKAYWWVGIAASHLLVASLAWSIAKPQTVSSFPSVEASPAKLPQLVSMTACVWRSSNDVVPAVGESIPAGEVLSLVEGIAELRIGEQTPGEAMVRIEGPASVFARGGDRLGLQNGTLTVKTLGTGSKAFSIETPFGEVVLDGQSSIGLVSQGSVDEVHLFKGRAMVDTNVPGASDSHFVLEEGDAVRFTRKAGTPIEIVKFEASFSSFASARSTGFDPLNIGQDYVDAVLASDPKVYWRFQELSGEGTQYIANEGSSPDMNAEMIGAPSWRQYGENRVVELGLSAAPTGFQSSKAWPPTPLENYSVELWVKPQLFHHGEVLCLYSPAQLPDGRYQHTMMLETTAQHYFTHRLTNSAPNRFRYMHRKLGDTQSLSATSLFADKEYESRAWQHIVAQKEGSHQKLWINGRLEAEHESPYPLNNHVKVLIGQIYPSSVYRKFVGQIDEVALYDRCLSLDEMRSHIKAANRLVVLNEED
- a CDS encoding MFS transporter → MTQQTADGVATTLHNERLILLILAAVQFITIVDFMIVMPLGPQLMRTLEINPAAFGLIVSSYTFAAGVAGLVASATVDRFSRRTAFLFLYTGFLLGTLFCGLSMNYPALVVSRVIAGAFGGIVGGISMAIIGDVFPDSRRGRATGAMMTGFAIASVAGVPMGLFIGTNFGWQMSFIALAAMGLPVLGLAWFALPLLNDHNLDSHAESRPSTLTSLRTTFLHLNHLNAFALMIALTMSGFLVFPYLSVYFVGNVGMTEQQLPLIYIAGGTLTLFASPIVGRYADRYGKLLVFRMIAPISAVMLVLITQLPAGAVLLTICVFGTLMVCNVGRMIPAMAMVTGSVLPKNRGAFLSANSSIQHIGGGVASFLGGLIVVQSTEGRLLNFEIVGVLAAGFSVLSLWLAGRLRMAEAAEVPGMQLSLAAATKATTDTGEILVASMDSDRQQELIERCEA
- the pflB gene encoding formate C-acetyltransferase, whose translation is MSTTMPTAEIVPEELNVSTDPWRDFESGAWVNEIDVRSFIQANYTPYLGGDEFLAPTTTRTNQLWDELKQLLKAERDAGGVLDADTKIVSKVASHGPGYINKDLEQIVGVQTDAPLKRGMLPYGGVRIAQKALQAHGREMDSDTASIFSDHRKTHNDGVFDCYTADIRKARSAGIVTGLPDGYGRGRIIGDYRRIALYGVDRLIEDKKDQFASIENEAFSDAWVREREELQDQVRALRDLKKMAKAYGFDISVPAQNGREAVQWTYFGYLGAVKEQNGAAMSFGRTTTFFDIYFERDFKEGTLTESEAQELIDHLVMKMRIVRFIRTPDYDELFSGDPTWVTESIGGMGEDGRPLVTKTSFRILHTLTNLGTAPEPNLTVLWAEDLPAGFKTYCAKVSITTSSIQYENDDLMRPYWGDDYGIACCVSAMRIGKQMQFFGARANLAKAMLYAINGGRDEKSGEQIAPPSEPITGDILQYDELDAKFDHVLDWLAETYVKALNIIHYMHDKYSPEHLMFSLHDREIYRTMAVGIAGLSVAADSLSAVKNAKVHVLRNDEGLAVDYRVEGEYPAYGNNNDEADAIAASLITRFMNKVRQQPMYRDATPTQSVLTITSNVVYGKKTGSTPDGRKAGEPFAPGANPMSGRDTKGAVASLASVAKMPYEDSLDGISYTFSIVPDALGKDEASREANLVQLLDGYCAETGHHVNVNVFNKETLIDAMEHPEEYPQLTVRVSGYAVNFIKLTREQQLDVINRTFHSTI